In the Oncorhynchus nerka isolate Pitt River linkage group LG2, Oner_Uvic_2.0, whole genome shotgun sequence genome, one interval contains:
- the LOC115141688 gene encoding tectonic-1 isoform X2 translates to MDAFVWVLITLCTWPFFEFSVAQNTDDFNSTFARANESVIDLLGRQNFTDYENSTALDVEIVSTASNVVSTRDGTGFSTPSTTESTPLSMSPQVPLPLSGSLPPSVTDVSRICPCDQLKDQCDPNCCCDPDCRQELALFTSCTVKTVRGEPKLCGQDVVTYTISETIDGYAQVQRSVQQEVNLDVFCIQSTNYEAGLSLAAPEVPTTGNFDGLYKHFVQFLFGSANNGATTSTVEPLTSPGYLYGDVIETEEESRGRGFFQFPAPSVTAHCSDLNPAAFLREQSNRCMRSLVLERDCTTLQALNMHSYTDPRLLSKKSEDARFVAVEVTSIVLQSLEGTQTQLNITGDLSLDPLLLNSVAPDSAVCINVVLQVGYTVTYSEAGDIVNVNVSLVLGAIDRNMVPMEQEFQIEFVQNVDQVALHSSGNPGYVVGLPLLAGSKTADGIVHSADSRGAFTLLHGSKLSNCLRGPHHRSPVLFGVDMVSGCTLRLDETANCSVVSEVVLGVLRGQSFPQYVASFGNSPYQNPMDWVPIRNQTKPTEAQSCSIPLSLHLEVQWTQYGSLVNPQAQIVSVVEVIHTNTSNLALLSGGSRVMSVTSSVTFVPVSAAARPGFKASPTIDAKLPYDFFFPFV, encoded by the exons ATGGACGCTTTTGTTTGGGTGCTGATAACTTTATGTACATGGCCGTTTTTTGAGTTCAGTGTAGCACAAAACACGGACGACTTCAATTCTACTTTTGCACGCGCTAACGAATCTGTCATTGATTTGTTAGGTAGGCAGAATTTCACGGATTATGAGAATTCCACCGCTCTAGACGTTGAGATAGTTTCAACTGCATCGAATGTGGTTAGCACAAGAGATGGGACTGGTTTTAGTACACCGTCAACCACAGAGTCCACGCCACTGTCCATGTCTCCTCAAGTACCTCTGCCGCTATCcggctccctgcctccctctgtcACGGATG TTTCCAGAATTTGCCCGTGCGATCAATTAAAGGACCAGTGTGACCCCAACTGTTGCTGTGACCCAGATTGCAGACAGGAATTAGCTCTCTTCACCAGCTGTACAGTGAAAACAGTCCG TGGTGAGCCGAAGCTTTGCGGTCAGGACGTGGTCACCTACACTATTAGTGAAACTATAGACGGCTATGCTCAGGTGCAGAGGTCGGTCCAGCAGGAGGTTAACCTAGACGTCTTCTGCATACAGTCAACTAACT ATGAGGCAGGACTGTCCCTCGCCGCTCCTGAGGTTCCTACCACAGGGAACTTTGATGGCCTCTACAAGCACTTTGTGCAGTTCTTGTTTGGTTCTGCCAATAATGGGGCCACAACGTCTACAGTGGAACCTCTAACTTCACCTGGATACCTG TACGGAGATGTCATAGAAACGGAGGAAGAAAGCAGAGGAAGGGGGTTCTTCCAGTTCCCGGCCCCCTCTGTTACAGCCCACTGCTCTGACCTGAACCCTGCAG CGTTCCTGAGGGAGCAGAGCAATAGATGCATGCGGAGCCTGGTCCTGGAGAGGGACTGTACCACCCTGCAGGCCCTGAACATGCACAGCTACACTGACCCCCGTCTCCTCTCT AAGAAGAGTGAAGATGCGCGATTTGTTGCTGTGGAGGTGACCTCCATCGTCCTGCAATCTTTGGAGGGGACTCAGACCCAGCTGAATATCACTGGTGACTTGAGCCTGGACCCGCTACTGTTGAACTCTGTGGCCCCTGACTCCGCAGTGTGCATCAATGTGGTGCTCCAG GTTGGTTACACGGTCACATACAGTGAGGCTGGAGACAttgtgaatgtgaatgtgtcCTTGGTCCTTGGAGCCATTGACCGTAACATGGTCCCAATGGAGCAGGAGTTTCAAATTGAATTCGTCCAG AATGTTGACCAAGTGGCGCTCCACTCCAGTGGGAATCCTGGTTATGTTGTGGGGCTCCCTCTACTGGCTGGATCCAAAACAGCAGA TGGAATAGTTCACAGTGCTGATTCGAGGGGAGCTTTTACCCTCCTCCATGGCTCCAAACTGTCAAACTGTCTCAGAGGGCCCCATCACCGCTCCCCCGTCCTGTTCGGGGTCGACATGGTGTCAGGCTGCACGTTGAG gTTGGATGAGACTGCCAACTGCTCAGTGGTATCAGAAGTGGTTCTAGGAGTATTGAGGGGGCAAAGCTTCCCCCAGTATGTGGCCTCTTTTGGGAATTCCCCATATCAGAACCCAATGGACTGGGTGCCGATAAGGAACCAAACCAAACCTACG GAAGCTCAGAGTTGCAGTATTCCCCTGTCCCTTCACCTGGAAGTGCAATGGACCCAATATGGATCCCTGGTGAACCCGCAGGCTCAGATTGTCAGTGTCGTTGAAGTGATTCACACCAACACCAGCAACCTG GCGTTACTCTCTGGAGGCAGTCGTGTCAtgtctgtcaccagctctgtgaCCTTCGTACCTGTGTCTGCAGCCGCCCGGCCTGGCTTCAAGGCCTCGCCCACTATCGACGCCAAGCTGCCTTACGACTTCTTCTTCCCTTTTGTTTGA
- the LOC115141688 gene encoding tectonic-1 isoform X1, with protein sequence MDAFVWVLITLCTWPFFEFSVAQNTDDFNSTFARANESVIDLLGRQNFTDYENSTALDVEIVSTASNVVSTRDGTGFSTPSTTESTPLSMSPQVPLPLSGSLPPSVTDVSRICPCDQLKDQCDPNCCCDPDCRQELALFTSCTVKTVRGEPKLCGQDVVTYTISETIDGYAQVQRSVQQEVNLDVFCIQSTNYEAGLSLAAPEVPTTGNFDGLYKHFVQFLFGSANNGATTSTVEPLTSPGYLYGDVIETEEESRGRGFFQFPAPSVTAHCSDLNPAAFLREQSNRCMRSLVLERDCTTLQALNMHSYTDPRLLSKKSEDARFVAVEVTSIVLQSLEGTQTQLNITGDLSLDPLLLNSVAPDSAVCINVVLQVGYTVTYSEAGDIVNVNVSLVLGAIDRNMVPMEQEFQIEFVQQNVDQVALHSSGNPGYVVGLPLLAGSKTADGIVHSADSRGAFTLLHGSKLSNCLRGPHHRSPVLFGVDMVSGCTLRLDETANCSVVSEVVLGVLRGQSFPQYVASFGNSPYQNPMDWVPIRNQTKPTEAQSCSIPLSLHLEVQWTQYGSLVNPQAQIVSVVEVIHTNTSNLALLSGGSRVMSVTSSVTFVPVSAAARPGFKASPTIDAKLPYDFFFPFV encoded by the exons ATGGACGCTTTTGTTTGGGTGCTGATAACTTTATGTACATGGCCGTTTTTTGAGTTCAGTGTAGCACAAAACACGGACGACTTCAATTCTACTTTTGCACGCGCTAACGAATCTGTCATTGATTTGTTAGGTAGGCAGAATTTCACGGATTATGAGAATTCCACCGCTCTAGACGTTGAGATAGTTTCAACTGCATCGAATGTGGTTAGCACAAGAGATGGGACTGGTTTTAGTACACCGTCAACCACAGAGTCCACGCCACTGTCCATGTCTCCTCAAGTACCTCTGCCGCTATCcggctccctgcctccctctgtcACGGATG TTTCCAGAATTTGCCCGTGCGATCAATTAAAGGACCAGTGTGACCCCAACTGTTGCTGTGACCCAGATTGCAGACAGGAATTAGCTCTCTTCACCAGCTGTACAGTGAAAACAGTCCG TGGTGAGCCGAAGCTTTGCGGTCAGGACGTGGTCACCTACACTATTAGTGAAACTATAGACGGCTATGCTCAGGTGCAGAGGTCGGTCCAGCAGGAGGTTAACCTAGACGTCTTCTGCATACAGTCAACTAACT ATGAGGCAGGACTGTCCCTCGCCGCTCCTGAGGTTCCTACCACAGGGAACTTTGATGGCCTCTACAAGCACTTTGTGCAGTTCTTGTTTGGTTCTGCCAATAATGGGGCCACAACGTCTACAGTGGAACCTCTAACTTCACCTGGATACCTG TACGGAGATGTCATAGAAACGGAGGAAGAAAGCAGAGGAAGGGGGTTCTTCCAGTTCCCGGCCCCCTCTGTTACAGCCCACTGCTCTGACCTGAACCCTGCAG CGTTCCTGAGGGAGCAGAGCAATAGATGCATGCGGAGCCTGGTCCTGGAGAGGGACTGTACCACCCTGCAGGCCCTGAACATGCACAGCTACACTGACCCCCGTCTCCTCTCT AAGAAGAGTGAAGATGCGCGATTTGTTGCTGTGGAGGTGACCTCCATCGTCCTGCAATCTTTGGAGGGGACTCAGACCCAGCTGAATATCACTGGTGACTTGAGCCTGGACCCGCTACTGTTGAACTCTGTGGCCCCTGACTCCGCAGTGTGCATCAATGTGGTGCTCCAG GTTGGTTACACGGTCACATACAGTGAGGCTGGAGACAttgtgaatgtgaatgtgtcCTTGGTCCTTGGAGCCATTGACCGTAACATGGTCCCAATGGAGCAGGAGTTTCAAATTGAATTCGTCCAG CAGAATGTTGACCAAGTGGCGCTCCACTCCAGTGGGAATCCTGGTTATGTTGTGGGGCTCCCTCTACTGGCTGGATCCAAAACAGCAGA TGGAATAGTTCACAGTGCTGATTCGAGGGGAGCTTTTACCCTCCTCCATGGCTCCAAACTGTCAAACTGTCTCAGAGGGCCCCATCACCGCTCCCCCGTCCTGTTCGGGGTCGACATGGTGTCAGGCTGCACGTTGAG gTTGGATGAGACTGCCAACTGCTCAGTGGTATCAGAAGTGGTTCTAGGAGTATTGAGGGGGCAAAGCTTCCCCCAGTATGTGGCCTCTTTTGGGAATTCCCCATATCAGAACCCAATGGACTGGGTGCCGATAAGGAACCAAACCAAACCTACG GAAGCTCAGAGTTGCAGTATTCCCCTGTCCCTTCACCTGGAAGTGCAATGGACCCAATATGGATCCCTGGTGAACCCGCAGGCTCAGATTGTCAGTGTCGTTGAAGTGATTCACACCAACACCAGCAACCTG GCGTTACTCTCTGGAGGCAGTCGTGTCAtgtctgtcaccagctctgtgaCCTTCGTACCTGTGTCTGCAGCCGCCCGGCCTGGCTTCAAGGCCTCGCCCACTATCGACGCCAAGCTGCCTTACGACTTCTTCTTCCCTTTTGTTTGA